TGCTTTACGCTTTTATTATCCCTTTGTTTTAGAATCTTTTCCACAATATTTTTACAACAACGCGTGGCTATTAAACACGCACGACGCTTACTTTTACGCACAAGGCGCAAAAGATATTTTAAACACAATGGAATCTTTTTTGGATTCCAATTTTTCTTTGAACAAATCCACACTAAACTCCCCCACACACGAATTACTTTCACTAATCACCGCTTGTATTGCCTTTTTCACACCCTTATCCCTAGAGCAAGTTTTCTTTTATCTACCCGGCTTTTTTGGCGCACTTATTGTTTTTCCTATGTTTTATATCACGCGGGATTTTGGAATGCTTCCAGCCATTTTAGCAAGCCTTCTAAGCGCACTTAGCGTAAGTTATTTTAACCGCACAATCTTTGGTTACTATGATACAGATATGTTAATTTTACCCCTAACACTTAGCGTTATTACACTTATTCTTTCAAACTCTCAGCGCGTTTTTGGGCTTTTGTTTATGTTAAGCGTGCTTGCCTTGCTATATTATCCAAACTTACGCTATGTGTTTTTAGGCTTTATTGTGATTTTGTGTTGCTTTAAGGACAAAAGAGAAGTAGCGATTCTTTTAATGTTTAGCCTTATTTTTGCGCTCTATGTGCCACTTTATTTATTCCCACTTTGGATTCTTTTTGGCATAGCATTAAGCATTTTTAAGATTCCACAATTTAAAGCCACACCCTTTATCATCACCTTCTGTGTTTTTTGGATATTAATCCTATATCCCTTAATCCCAAGCCTTTTGCGTTCCCCATTTTTAAGCCCATTCTTACCCTTTGTAGAATCCACACTTCAACAACCCTTGCCCACTTTAAATATCCTAGATTCCATTGCAGAGACTTCCAAGCTCTCTATTTTCTCCCTTGCCAAGCGCACAAGTGGCAACCTTGCGCTATTTCTTTTAAGCCTTTTTGGTTATGGATATTTGGTGTATAAAAGGCGGATTTTTTTGCTCTTTTTGCCCATTTTACTTCTAGGATTTTTCTCTCTTTTGCAAGGGCTTAGATTTAGTTTTTACGCCACTTGTGTATGTGCTTTGGGACTTGCTTATTTGCTAAGTTTTATAAAATGGATTCCATATTCACGCCTTTTTCAAACGCT
The Helicobacter winghamensis ATCC BAA-430 DNA segment above includes these coding regions:
- a CDS encoding STT3 domain-containing protein yields the protein MSLKAYFLASLCVYIFCVALRFYYPFVLESFPQYFYNNAWLLNTHDAYFYAQGAKDILNTMESFLDSNFSLNKSTLNSPTHELLSLITACIAFFTPLSLEQVFFYLPGFFGALIVFPMFYITRDFGMLPAILASLLSALSVSYFNRTIFGYYDTDMLILPLTLSVITLILSNSQRVFGLLFMLSVLALLYYPNLRYVFLGFIVILCCFKDKREVAILLMFSLIFALYVPLYLFPLWILFGIALSIFKIPQFKATPFIITFCVFWILILYPLIPSLLRSPFLSPFLPFVESTLQQPLPTLNILDSIAETSKLSIFSLAKRTSGNLALFLLSLFGYGYLVYKRRIFLLFLPILLLGFFSLLQGLRFSFYATCVCALGLAYLLSFIKWIPYSRLFQTLFICIAITPHLQHIKNYTPKPILDSTEAQILKAIPTNNGDFALAWWDYGYMINYFSNLNVFIDGGKHLESKAISQFFISSDTLLSYKIAKDLKEKTQAKNLYIILPLSMLEIFPSITAFNKTPKFFTISQKLESKIAYFNHTITLNLESGILNQNQQISKFISLKTQQTLHFNHTSSLSALELRDGRILLCDNSYLNSLFFQGLFFETLDKNLFQKVLKNDKITIYKLL